The proteins below are encoded in one region of Oncorhynchus gorbuscha isolate QuinsamMale2020 ecotype Even-year linkage group LG01, OgorEven_v1.0, whole genome shotgun sequence:
- the mfsd9 gene encoding major facilitator superfamily domain-containing protein 9, giving the protein MNNAKCSILNQIPRRRKRIIQCVYVVGFMDLFGVSMIIPLLSHHVKALGASPTVAGLVGSTYGILQLFSSTIVGSWSDVVGRRYSMLTCLLLSALGYGLLGMSTSIGLFVLARIPVGLFKHSLSICRALLSDLVSEAERPLVMGHFNAASSVGFILGPVVGGYLTEHEGGFYTSSFTCAAIFLLNTGLVWLLPWSDALTPRANANYNSSASKASFHVNDNHVTSTQQNSPHGNSNNHTTASGPAVTGSGAPETNQRVWSWDLDWGEVSLLQPAWRQLSSVGSKIRTVASSDMWDLFLVRLLMAIAIMLYYSNFSLAMEERFMLKPKATGYLISYSSTLGALAGCLVGPVTKLYGNDMPALLLHSTVLTCCLILLYAMAPSVWHVLLSSTFFAISTTIGRTCITDLELQKGGAHASGTLIGAGQSVTAVGRVLAPLLSGLAQEFSPCGPPSLGVGLALAAVALLLVRVPKWDGRCKRKEAKLDKTHRE; this is encoded by the exons ATGAATAACGCGAAATGTAGCATATTAAATCAGATACCAAGGAGACGAAAGCGGATTATACAATGTGTCTATGTGGTGGGGTTCATG gaCCTATTTGGGGTGAGCATGATCATTCCCCTGCTGAGTCACCATGTCAAGGCGCTGGGGGCCAGCCCCACCGTGGCAGGCTTAGTAG GCTCCACATATGGGATCTTACAACTCTTCTCTAGCACTATAGTA GGCAGCTGGAGTGACGTGGTGGGGAGGCGGTACTCTATGCTGACGTGTCTGCTGCTGAGTGCTCTGGGCTACGGCCTGCTGGGGATGTCCACCAGCATCGGCCTGTTTGTCCTGGCTAGGATCCCTGTGG ggctgtTCAAGCACTCCCTGTCTATCTGCCGGGCCCTGCTGTCTGACCTTGTGTCTGAGGCAGAGCGCCCCCTGGTGATGGGACACTTCAATGCTGCCTCCAGCGTGGGCTTCATCTTGGGACCCGTGGTGGGGGGATACCTTACAGAGCATGAGGGGGGCTtctacacctcctccttcacctGTGCTGCAATCTTCCTCCTCAACACag GTCTGGTTTGGCTGCTTCCCTGGAGCGATGCGCTAACCCCACGGGCCAATGCTAACTACAACAGCAGCGCTAGTAAAGCCAGCTTCCACGTCAACGACAACCACGTCACCTCGACACAGCAAAACTCACCCCATGGCAACAGCAACAACCACACTACAGCGTCGGGGCCAGCAGTCACAGGATCGGGGGCTCCAGAAACAAACCAGAGGGTCTGGAGCTGGGACCTAGACTGGGGGGAGGTGTCACTGCTCCAACCTGCCTGGCGTCAGCTCTCCTCAGTGGGCTCCAAGATCCGCACGGTGGCCTCCTCAGACATGTGGGACCTGTTCCTGGTGCGTCTGCTCATGGCCATTGCCATTATGCTTTACTACAGCAACTTTTCTCTGGCCATGGAGGAGCGCTTCATGCTGAAGCCCAAAGCCACAGGTTATCTAATTAGCTACAGCTCTACCCTGGGGGCCTTGGCCGGCTGCTTGGTGGGGCCTGTCACCAAACTGTACGGTAACGACATGCCGGCACTGTTGCTACACTCTACAGTTCTTACGTGTTGCCTGATCCTGCTCTATGCCATGGCGCCGAGTGTCTGGCACGTGTTGTTAAGTTCCACTTTCTTCGCCATCTCCACGACCATCGGACGCACCTGCATCACAGACCTTGAGTTGCAGAAAGGAGGAGCTCATGCCAGTGGCACACTAATCGGGGCAGGGCAGTCGGTGACTGCGGTGGGTCGGGTGCTCGCCCCCCTGCTTTCGGGGCTGGCCCAGGAGTTTAGTCCCTGCGGGCCACCGAGTCTGGGCGTGGGGCTGGCGTTAGCGGCCGTCGCTCTGCTGCTGGTAAGAGTTCCCAAATGGGACGGGAGATGCAAGAGGAAAGAGGCCAAACTTGAtaaaacacacagagagtga